The following is a genomic window from Thermoanaerobaculia bacterium.
TGCCGGCCCCCGCCTGGACGGCGACGAACGAACCGGCGAGCAGCAGCAGAGGCACCAGCGCGAGATTGCGAACGACCAGTTTCATTACGTTCTCTCCTTGGAAGACTGCAGTGGAACCGTCTCGAAACATCAAGCATATTGTCGAAGCGCCCAAAAGTGGAGGCGCCGGGCGCTCCGTTGGCCCGGATTCGCGAGCCCCTCGGAGTACCCCACCCGATAGCGGGGTGCGCCGGATCCGGTGGAGTGGTTCCATGGTGGACGAGGAGGTCCTCTCATGCCTGCCATGCCACAGTCGGTCGCCGAGTTCCTCAAGAGCCGCCGCATTGCTGTCGCCGGTGTGTCGCGCACGAACGGCGTCGGCAACGCCGTGCTCAACAAACTCCGCTCCGCGGGCTACAAAGTCGTGCCGATCAATCCCCATGCCACCGAGCTCGAGGGCGCGACCTGCTATCCGGAGATCGCCGCCGTGCCGGGCGAGCTCGATGCCGTGGTGTTCGCGAGCCACCCGCGGTTCGCGGCCGCCTGCGTGCGTCAGTGCGCCGAGCGCGGCGTGCGGAGAATCTGGTTCCACCGCTCGTTCGGCGAGGGGAGCGTTTCGGAAGAAGCCGTGCTCGAATGCCGCACTCGCGGCATCGAGCCGATCGTCGGCGGCTGCCCGCTGATGTACTGCGAGCCGGTCGACCTGGCCCATCGCTGCATGTGCTGGTGGCTGCGCCACAAGGGGCGGGTCCCGACCTGAAGAGGGGCGCGCGCCGGAGCCTTCCCACTTCTGCCTGGTCCTGTTTGTACAACGGCCTCCTCGCGCAGGAGCGCAGCCCGCCGGGAACAGCGATTCACCGGTCTCCCCAATCCGGAATGGCAGTTGCAGTTGAGATCCACTGCGGGTCCATTGCCGGTCCTCTTCCGGTCCATTCAAGGTCCATCGCAGGTCTGGGACCGCCCGGCACCTGCCGGGCTCAACGCATGGCTGCGAGGGAGATCCAGTCGACGAAGACTGCAACCGAAGCCGACGTCACCCAGCCGAGCTCCTCCCTTCGCGGCGAGCTTTCCGCGGTCGAGGCCTGCGAGCAGTCGATCGCGAAGATCGACGACGAGCCCACCTTGCGCGCCGAACTCGAAGGCTGCCGGCTGTCGCACCAGCGCCGCGCGGCCATCCTGGGGTAGTTTTCGCGTCAGCCGTCGAGAAGATCCCATTCCACCCGAGCCGCCCGGAGGCCAGCCGACCATGCCGACCCAAACCGTTCGACTGCACCGTGTTCTGCGCACGACTCCCGAAAAGGTCTATCGGGCGTTTCTCGATGCAGGCGCCATGGTCAAGTGGCTGCCGCCGCACGGTTTCACAGGAGAGATCCACCACCTCGACGCCAGAGTGGGAGGCACCTTCAGGATGTCGTTCACGAACTTCGGCAACGGACAGAGTCACTCTTTCGGCGGCGAATATCTCGAGCTCGTCCCGAACGAACGGATCCGGCACACCGACAAGTTCGAGGATCCGAATCTGCCGGGCGAGATGCAGGTGACGGTCTCCCTGCGTCAGGTCTTCTGCGGAACCGAGCTCCACATCGTCCAGGAGGGCATCCCCGAGGTGATTCCGGCCGAAGCGTGCTACCTCGGCTGGCAGGAGTCGCTGACGCTCCTCGCGCAACTCGTCGAGGCGGTGGTCCCCGGGGGATGACACTGGCAGCGAACAAGCCCAGGATGCCCGAAACCACCGTCGAGATCCGGTTCGCCGCCATCGCGCCCTGGGGAGCGGGGCCCGCAACCCTGCGCGGCCCGCCAGCGTACAGAGAGGGGAGCTTCATTCCGGTGCGGTAGCTGGCGACAGGGGAGCCTCTCCATGAGCGGACAGAGCCGATTGGGTGCACTTTGTGCGCTGGCGATACTCTTCGAACCTGCACTCCGCTCCCAGACTGCGGAGACTCTCGCGATCGCCCCGGATTCTCCGCGCTGGCAGCTGCAGGGAGAGGCCCGGGTCGTCGACTATCTCGGCCGCAAGTGCCTGTCTCTCGACGGCGGAGCGGCGGTCCTCTCCGACTTCGAGCTGCGCGACGGGGTGATCGACGTCGACGTCGCCACCGCCGCGACCCGGGGGTTCTTCGGCATCCAGTTCCGCATCGCGGAGAGCGGCACCGACGCCGAGTGGATCTATCTTCGGCAGCACAAGTCCGGTCTCTCCGACGCCATGCAGTACACACCCGTACTGGGCACCGGCCTCAACTGGCAGCTCTACAGCGGTCCGGGGTTCACCGGCGTGGTCGAGATTCCGAAGGACGCCTGGTTTCATCTCCGCCTGATCGTCGCCGGAGCGCAGGCCCGACTCTTCGTTCACGACATGAAGACCCCGGCGCTCGTCGTGAACGACTTGAAGAGCGGCATCGAGAAGGGGCAGGTGGCGCTCGCAGTCCTCACGGGGGCGACTTGCTTCTCGAACTTCGCCATCCGGGAGTCGCCCGAAGTGCCCCGGGAGAGGCGCTCGCCGCCGATGCCTGATGGGGCGCTCACCCGATGGAGCCTGTCGCCGGCATTCGACGCGCTCGAGCGGAACCTGGAGCGTCCGCTTTCGTCCGCCGAAACGAAGGCCATCGTCTGGCAGGAGGTGGAGGCGGAGCCGCCCGGCCTCGTGGTCATCAATCGCTATCGCGACAGTCCTCATCCCAGGGTGTCGTTCGCAACCGATTTCTCGAAGCGCCTGGATCCGCAGCCGGGAATGAAGGTGGTGTATGCCCGGACCCGGATCGAATCCGATCGCGACCAGGTGAAGAAGCTGCAGCTCGGATACAGCGACGACGTCAGCCTGTTCCTCAACGGGCAGATCCTGTTTCGCGGCCGGAGCGCGCAGAACTTCCGCGACCCCGCGTTCCTCGGCATCGTGAGTCCCGAGAACGACGCCGTCTATCTGCCGCTGCGCAAGGGCACCAACGAGCTGGTGCTGGCGGTGAGCGAGCTCGGCGGAGGATGGGGATTCATCACCCGGCTGGTGGACATCGCGGACTGAGGACCGAGTGTCCTCGCGAGCCGTTGTCGTAGCCTGTCGGTCGGCGGGCGGCTCCTCCGCAGTGGAGTCCGCCGGGCCGCCGGGATGGGACGCACGTCCATCGATGCGCCGGTAGGCGAGGTCCGCGGGAGACCTGGATGATCATGGCAGCAGCCTTTCTGCACTCATGAGGCAACCCATGCAAATTCTCGATGCCATCGGCAATACCTCGATGGTCCGGCTGCACAGGGTCGTGCCGCCCGGGTGCGGTGAGATCTACGCCAAGCTCGAGTGGGAGAACCCGACCGGGAGCGTCAAGGATCGAATGGCGGCGGCGGTCATCGCCCGCGCGGAAGAGGACGGCCGGCTCCGGCCGGGCGACACCGTCGTCGAGTACACCGGGGGCAGCACCGGAGCCTCCCTGGCCCTGGTCTGCGCCGCCAAGGGTTACCGACTCCGAATCGTCACCTCCGACGCCTTCAGTCCGGAGAAGCTCCGGCAGATGGCGGCGCTGGGTGCCGAGCTCACGCTGGTGCCGAGCGAAGGTGGCAAGACCACCCGAAAGCTCATCCTCGATATGGTCGAGACCGCACGCGAGCTCGCCCGTGAGCCGCACACCTTCTGGACCGACCAGCTCCACAACCATGACGCCATCGCAGGCTATTTCCCGCTGGGCGAGGAGATCTGGCGCCAGACCGGCGGCGCGCTCGACGCCTTCGTGCACAGCGTCGGAACGGCCGCCGGCTCGCGCGGCGTCGCGACTGTCCTCAAACGCCACCGACCGGAGGTGAGAATCGTCGTCGTCGAACCGGCCGAATCGCCGGTCCTCGGTGGCGGCGAGGCCGGGCCGCACAAGATCGAAGGGGTGGGCATCGGCTATGTCCCGCCGCTTTGGGAGCCGGCGCTGGTCGACGAGGTGACGGCGGTCGCGACCGACGAGGCGAAGGCGATGGCGCGGCGGCTGGCGCGGGAGGAGGGGTTGTTTGCCGGGACCTCGTCGGGTGGAAACGTCGTCGCCGCGATTCGCGTCGGCCTGCGCCTGGGCCCAGGGAGCCGGATCGTCACGCTGATGTGCGATTCGGGTCTCAAATACCTCCAGACCGACGTCTTCCAGCCGGCTTGAGCTCCCGCCTCATCCCACCCGATCGCGGGTGCGGAGGACCTCGATGCGACGGCATGCACGTGATTCGACCCATTTGTACAACTGCCCGCCGCGACAGGAAGCCGGCCGCCGGAAACCCGCGTAGCCACGGCCTCTCCAATCTGGAACGCCAGTTGCAAACATGCCTGCGTTGAAGGTCCGTGGCAGGTCCGGGACTCCTCGGACTCTGCCTCACTCAACGCAGGTTTTCCAGGGAGATCCATCGATGAAGACCGCAACCGAAACCGACGTCACCCAGCTGAACTCCTTCCTTCGCGGCGAGCTTTCCGCGGTGGAAACCTACGAGCAGGCGATCGCGAAGCTCGACGACGATCCCGCGCTGCGCGCCAGGCTCGCGGATTGCCGGATGTCCCACCAGCAGCGCGCTGCGCTGTTGCGGGACGAGATCACGCGCCGCGGCGGCGAGCCGGCGGAAGGCTCCGGTGTCTGGGGCGCCTTCGCGCAGCTCGTCGAGGGCGGCGCGAAGGTGTTCGGCAAGAAGGCCGCGATTGCCGCGCTCGAGGAGGGTGAAGACCACGGTCGCGACGACTACCGGGCGGAGCTCGACAATCTCGACTCCGACATCCGGATGTTCGTCGAGACCAAGCTCCTTCCGGAACAGCTCCGCACCCACGACACCCTTTCTGCGCTGAAGCACTCCCTGTAGGGCCCATCGGTCCGCGGCGAGGCCTCGGCAGCCGGGTTACTCCGAGGCCTCGCCGGGTGGATCGCCGGAATTCACAGGACGGCTGACGACCAGGCGCCGGTGTCGCCGCCGGCGAATCCGTCATGAAAAAGGGCGACGGGGAGTCGGGCGCCGTCGGTCTCGAAGGCGCCGATGTCGCAACCGTCGGTGCTGTCCGGGACCACCGGGTTGTCGACAGCGCGTTGCAGCGTCTCCAGATTGCCATAGCCCCGCTGGTCGCTGGGCTCGCCGGGACATTCGCCGTGGTCGACCAGGAGGCTTCCGGGAGTGGGGGCGTGTGTCTTCGTCGGCCCGCCGTTGTCGGCGAGCCCAGCGAGCGCGGCGAAGATCGGCGCCGCGCGACTTCCGACCCAATCATCGTTGGAGTTCGGCCCGCCGAGGGGAAAGGCGGCACCGCCGCCATCGCGGGCGCCGATGAGATTTCCGCCCAG
Proteins encoded in this region:
- a CDS encoding CoA-binding protein; this encodes MPQSVAEFLKSRRIAVAGVSRTNGVGNAVLNKLRSAGYKVVPINPHATELEGATCYPEIAAVPGELDAVVFASHPRFAAACVRQCAERGVRRIWFHRSFGEGSVSEEAVLECRTRGIEPIVGGCPLMYCEPVDLAHRCMCWWLRHKGRVPT
- a CDS encoding SRPBCC family protein; this encodes MPTQTVRLHRVLRTTPEKVYRAFLDAGAMVKWLPPHGFTGEIHHLDARVGGTFRMSFTNFGNGQSHSFGGEYLELVPNERIRHTDKFEDPNLPGEMQVTVSLRQVFCGTELHIVQEGIPEVIPAEACYLGWQESLTLLAQLVEAVVPGG
- a CDS encoding cysteine synthase family protein; the encoded protein is MQILDAIGNTSMVRLHRVVPPGCGEIYAKLEWENPTGSVKDRMAAAVIARAEEDGRLRPGDTVVEYTGGSTGASLALVCAAKGYRLRIVTSDAFSPEKLRQMAALGAELTLVPSEGGKTTRKLILDMVETARELAREPHTFWTDQLHNHDAIAGYFPLGEEIWRQTGGALDAFVHSVGTAAGSRGVATVLKRHRPEVRIVVVEPAESPVLGGGEAGPHKIEGVGIGYVPPLWEPALVDEVTAVATDEAKAMARRLAREEGLFAGTSSGGNVVAAIRVGLRLGPGSRIVTLMCDSGLKYLQTDVFQPA
- a CDS encoding demethoxyubiquinone hydroxylase family protein; the protein is MKTATETDVTQLNSFLRGELSAVETYEQAIAKLDDDPALRARLADCRMSHQQRAALLRDEITRRGGEPAEGSGVWGAFAQLVEGGAKVFGKKAAIAALEEGEDHGRDDYRAELDNLDSDIRMFVETKLLPEQLRTHDTLSALKHSL